One Pleurocapsa sp. PCC 7327 DNA segment encodes these proteins:
- a CDS encoding class I SAM-dependent methyltransferase — protein sequence MAVRRDTIWERFLKPIFQLFLIDEDKLLQLYKSIDWEKESDRFRQPNLTYPEYYSSQNFHGIQGGYLNGDAPVTYDPITQYVLPPNETWVRQGVIEAIEGQPRRILDLGCGTGSTTLMLKQAFPEAEVIGIDLSPYMLIMADRKARQAGLEIQWLHSKAEDTKFLDTSFDVVTASLLFHETPPKVARAILREAFRLLVPGGQVIILDGNQKTLLHTDWLTEIFEEPYIKDYAAGSVDAWMGAAGFEAVRTQEIWWVHQVTRGMKPTPVEDSSIATPQMEETSDTILVPVG from the coding sequence ATGGCTGTTCGTCGAGATACGATCTGGGAAAGATTTTTAAAACCGATTTTTCAACTTTTTTTAATCGATGAAGATAAGCTATTACAGTTATATAAATCGATCGATTGGGAAAAAGAAAGCGATCGCTTTCGCCAACCGAACTTAACTTATCCCGAATATTACAGTTCTCAAAATTTCCACGGCATCCAAGGCGGTTACTTAAATGGAGATGCTCCAGTAACCTACGATCCCATTACCCAGTACGTACTACCTCCCAACGAAACTTGGGTGCGTCAAGGAGTCATTGAAGCGATCGAAGGACAGCCGCGCAGAATACTAGACTTGGGTTGCGGTACGGGTTCGACAACGCTGATGCTCAAACAAGCTTTTCCCGAAGCAGAAGTTATCGGAATCGATTTGTCACCTTATATGCTAATTATGGCAGATCGTAAAGCTAGGCAAGCCGGACTGGAAATTCAATGGCTGCACAGCAAGGCTGAGGATACGAAATTTCTAGATACTTCGTTTGATGTCGTGACTGCTTCTTTGCTATTTCATGAAACGCCGCCAAAGGTTGCGCGAGCGATTTTGCGAGAAGCGTTTCGTCTCCTAGTACCTGGAGGACAGGTTATTATCCTCGATGGCAATCAAAAAACCCTTCTACATACAGATTGGCTGACCGAGATTTTTGAAGAACCTTATATCAAAGACTATGCAGCGGGAAGCGTTGATGCTTGGATGGGTGCGGCAGGATTTGAAGCCGTGCGAACCCAAGAAATTTGGTGGGTGCATCAGGTAACGCGAGGAATGAAACCCACGCCAGTTGAAGATTCTTCGATCGCAACGCCTCAGATGGAAGAAACTAGCGATACTATTTTGGTTCCCGTGGGATAG
- a CDS encoding rubrerythrin family protein, with translation MDLSNSNTAKNLSEAFAGESMANRKYLFFAEVTRQLGMTELSKLFRETANQETEHAFAHFRLMHPELAVENAASLSEEQKKAIAARCLELAIEGETYEYTTMYPNFAAEARGDRDRSAAAEFEQQEAESREHARIFRKAAHNFGLLTHIENHHARQYSEALQALAGVAPLAKAASGDPATQKWICRQCSMIYDPVAGDPDSGIAPGTPFEAIPNDWHCPICKAAKNLFVPYEEAAAA, from the coding sequence ATGGATCTTTCAAACTCAAACACTGCCAAGAATTTGTCTGAAGCTTTTGCTGGAGAGTCGATGGCTAACCGCAAGTATCTTTTTTTTGCAGAAGTGACTCGTCAGCTTGGCATGACAGAACTTTCCAAACTGTTTCGAGAGACGGCAAATCAGGAAACCGAACACGCCTTTGCCCATTTTCGATTGATGCATCCCGAATTGGCAGTAGAAAATGCCGCTTCCCTAAGTGAAGAACAAAAAAAGGCGATCGCGGCTCGCTGTTTAGAACTGGCAATTGAGGGAGAAACCTACGAATACACTACTATGTATCCTAACTTTGCGGCAGAGGCTCGCGGCGATCGCGATCGCTCGGCGGCAGCAGAATTTGAACAACAAGAGGCTGAGTCTCGCGAACATGCCCGTATTTTTCGCAAAGCTGCCCACAACTTCGGGTTGTTGACTCATATCGAAAATCATCACGCGCGTCAGTATAGCGAAGCACTTCAAGCGCTCGCTGGCGTGGCTCCTTTAGCCAAAGCCGCTAGCGGCGATCCCGCCACTCAAAAATGGATTTGTCGGCAATGTTCGATGATTTACGATCCGGTTGCAGGCGATCCCGATTCTGGGATTGCTCCAGGAACGCCTTTTGAAGCAATTCCCAACGATTGGCATTGTCCCATCTGCAAAGCTGCCAAAAACTTGTTTGTCCCTTACGAAGAGGCGGCTGCCGCATAA
- the map gene encoding type I methionyl aminopeptidase: MNILTNIFSPKTFSKSQPKQQQSGQPRAKKSRRGIEIKSPQEIEIMRASARIVATVLKEISQMVQPGMTTADLDAYAEQRIREMGATPSFKGYYGFPASICSCINHEVVHGIPNSKKVIRAGDVLKVDTGAYYQGYHGDSCITIAVGKVSPKVAKLIRVAEEALYKGIEQVKAGNYLLDIAGAIEDHIKANKFSVVEDYVGHGVGRNLHEEPSVFNFRTNQLPNIKLRAGMTLAIEPIVNAGSKHTRTLRDRWTVVTVDNSLSAQFEHTVLVTETGYEILTDRTNIK; the protein is encoded by the coding sequence ATGAACATCCTCACCAATATCTTTTCGCCCAAAACTTTCTCTAAGAGTCAGCCAAAACAACAGCAAAGCGGACAGCCTCGCGCAAAAAAAAGTCGTCGCGGTATAGAAATCAAGTCGCCGCAAGAAATAGAAATCATGCGCGCCTCAGCTAGGATTGTCGCAACGGTTCTCAAAGAAATCTCGCAAATGGTGCAACCTGGGATGACAACGGCTGACTTAGATGCTTATGCCGAACAGCGGATTCGAGAAATGGGCGCTACTCCAAGTTTTAAAGGATATTACGGCTTTCCAGCTTCGATTTGTTCGTGCATCAATCATGAAGTCGTTCACGGGATTCCCAATTCAAAAAAAGTGATTCGTGCTGGTGACGTTTTAAAGGTTGATACAGGAGCTTATTACCAAGGCTATCATGGCGATTCTTGCATTACTATTGCCGTTGGCAAAGTTTCCCCCAAAGTTGCCAAATTGATTCGCGTTGCTGAGGAAGCTTTATATAAAGGAATTGAACAAGTCAAAGCGGGAAATTATTTATTAGATATTGCAGGTGCGATCGAAGACCATATCAAAGCTAATAAATTTAGTGTTGTAGAAGATTACGTCGGTCATGGCGTGGGAAGAAATCTTCATGAAGAACCTTCAGTTTTCAATTTTCGGACAAATCAATTACCAAATATAAAATTGCGAGCAGGCATGACATTGGCGATCGAACCAATTGTTAATGCCGGGTCAAAACATACTCGAACCTTGCGCGATCGCTGGACGGTTGTAACTGTTGATAATTCTCTATCCGCTCAATTTGAGCATACAGTTTTAGTGACAGAAACCGGATATGAAATCCTAACCGATCGCACTAATATTAAATAA
- a CDS encoding cupredoxin domain-containing protein: MVNKTVLVSTIASLGLVLRIVSGKAVAQMPHQDRIQPSQNQPTEQFQRIEQPIVNKIAVTLGGLGLIGLELWWFLLSKPKSARAIAQAGIQEVTVTVDGGYEPSQIVVQAGQKVRLNFVRKDASSCLEEVRFPDFGIAQALPLNKITPIEFTPEKPGRYEFTCGMNMFRGVVEVQSADTDAIAPPASSADCNSC; encoded by the coding sequence ATGGTTAACAAAACCGTCCTTGTAAGTACAATCGCGAGTTTAGGACTGGTGTTAAGAATAGTTTCTGGGAAAGCTGTTGCCCAAATGCCTCACCAGGATCGAATACAACCATCTCAAAACCAGCCAACCGAACAGTTTCAGAGGATCGAACAACCGATAGTCAATAAAATTGCTGTAACGTTAGGCGGATTGGGACTGATTGGTTTGGAACTCTGGTGGTTTTTACTCAGTAAGCCTAAGTCTGCAAGAGCGATCGCACAAGCCGGAATCCAAGAAGTAACCGTTACTGTAGATGGTGGTTACGAACCTAGCCAAATAGTAGTTCAAGCGGGTCAAAAAGTGCGGCTAAACTTTGTTCGCAAAGATGCCAGCAGTTGTCTAGAAGAAGTCCGTTTTCCTGACTTTGGAATCGCTCAAGCATTGCCGCTTAATAAGATTACACCAATTGAGTTTACGCCAGAAAAACCTGGCAGATACGAGTTTACCTGTGGGATGAATATGTTCCGAGGAGTTGTTGAAGTTCAGTCTGCGGATACAGACGCGATCGCACCTCCAGCATCTAGCGCCGATTGCAATTCTTGTTAA
- a CDS encoding heavy metal translocating P-type ATPase: MENTSLKLRGMSCASCARNIENAIRSVPGVEACSVNFGAELATVTYNPSKTNIAAIQNAVDAAGYSAVPMQDDILVPEDDAERRERLAENRKLTRKVWVSGVIGAILVIGSLPAMTGLDIPFISIWLHDAWLQLVLTTPVLFWCGSSFFINAWKAFKRHTATMDTLVAIGTGAAYLYSLFPTFFPQWFLDRGLRPDVYFEVASVIIALILLGRLLENRAKGQTSEAMRKLMGLQAKTARVIRNNQEVDIPIAEVVLGDIVLVRPGEKIPVDGEIVEGSSTIDEAMVTGESVPVKKHPGNEVIGATMNKTGSFKFRATRVGKDTFLAQIVKLVRQAQGSKAPIQRLADRVTGWFVPVVIAIAIATFIIWYNATGNVTIALIPTVSVLIIACPCALGLATPTSIMVATGKGAENGIFIKDAESLEMAHKLSAIVLDKTGTITQGKPTVTDFVSVKGIANGNELNLLRLAASVERNSEHPLAEAVVQYAQSQGVELADSKEFEALAGSGVQGYVSDRWVQIGTHRWMNELGIDTSALHKDWERLEYLGKTVIWMAVDGKFEGIVGISDAVKPSSAQAIRSLQKMGLEVVMLTGDNRRTAEVIAREVGIKRVEAEVRPDQKAAVVEQIQSEGKIVAMVGDGINDAPALAQADVGMAIGTGTDIAIAASDITLISGDLQGIVTAIQLSRATIRNIRQNLFFAFIYNVAGIPIAAGVLFPFFGWLLSPIIAGAAMAFSSVSVVTNALRLRNFQPKTLG, translated from the coding sequence ATGGAAAATACCAGTTTAAAACTCAGAGGGATGAGTTGTGCCTCTTGTGCCAGGAACATTGAAAATGCGATCCGCTCAGTACCAGGCGTTGAGGCGTGCAGCGTCAATTTTGGCGCAGAACTTGCCACCGTTACTTATAACCCCAGTAAAACTAACATAGCAGCCATTCAGAATGCCGTGGATGCGGCGGGATATTCTGCTGTACCCATGCAAGATGACATACTTGTTCCAGAAGACGATGCGGAACGACGAGAACGACTTGCCGAAAATCGAAAACTAACCCGTAAGGTGTGGGTTAGTGGTGTTATCGGTGCTATTTTAGTCATTGGTTCGCTGCCTGCTATGACGGGATTAGACATTCCCTTCATTTCCATCTGGTTGCATGATGCTTGGCTACAATTAGTGCTGACTACTCCCGTACTGTTTTGGTGTGGTTCGTCCTTTTTTATCAACGCTTGGAAAGCTTTTAAACGCCATACAGCGACGATGGATACGCTGGTGGCGATTGGCACGGGTGCAGCTTACCTCTATTCCCTATTTCCCACCTTCTTCCCCCAGTGGTTTCTCGATCGGGGACTTAGACCCGATGTATACTTTGAAGTGGCATCGGTAATTATTGCCTTAATTTTGCTCGGACGGCTATTGGAAAACCGTGCCAAGGGACAAACTTCAGAAGCGATGCGCAAGCTGATGGGTTTGCAAGCGAAAACAGCGCGGGTTATTCGTAATAATCAAGAAGTGGATATTCCGATTGCCGAAGTGGTTTTGGGAGATATCGTTCTAGTGCGTCCGGGGGAAAAAATCCCCGTCGATGGTGAAATCGTAGAAGGTTCCTCGACCATTGATGAAGCGATGGTGACGGGTGAAAGCGTCCCTGTAAAGAAACATCCTGGCAATGAAGTGATTGGCGCGACGATGAATAAAACAGGCAGCTTTAAATTCCGTGCCACGCGAGTGGGGAAAGATACATTTTTAGCGCAAATTGTCAAGCTAGTGCGGCAAGCGCAAGGTTCCAAAGCACCGATTCAGCGATTGGCAGATCGCGTGACGGGATGGTTTGTGCCTGTCGTTATTGCCATTGCGATCGCGACGTTTATCATCTGGTATAATGCCACGGGCAATGTGACAATAGCGTTGATTCCCACAGTCAGCGTGTTGATTATCGCCTGTCCCTGTGCCTTGGGTTTAGCTACCCCAACTTCAATTATGGTCGCAACGGGAAAAGGGGCAGAAAACGGTATCTTCATCAAAGATGCAGAAAGTCTGGAAATGGCGCATAAACTGAGCGCGATCGTCCTGGATAAAACGGGTACAATAACCCAAGGTAAACCTACTGTAACTGATTTTGTAAGCGTCAAGGGAATAGCTAACGGTAACGAGTTAAATTTACTGCGTCTGGCGGCATCCGTCGAACGAAATTCCGAACATCCTCTAGCGGAAGCCGTGGTGCAATATGCCCAATCTCAAGGGGTAGAACTAGCAGATTCTAAAGAATTTGAAGCGCTTGCGGGTAGCGGCGTACAAGGTTATGTCTCGGATCGATGGGTGCAAATCGGAACGCACCGTTGGATGAACGAGTTAGGCATCGATACTAGCGCCCTACACAAGGATTGGGAGCGTCTTGAGTATCTCGGTAAAACTGTTATTTGGATGGCTGTCGATGGCAAATTTGAGGGGATTGTGGGCATTTCTGATGCAGTAAAACCCTCGTCAGCCCAAGCCATTCGCTCCTTACAGAAAATGGGGCTAGAAGTGGTAATGTTGACGGGAGATAATCGTCGCACTGCTGAAGTCATCGCCCGCGAAGTAGGTATTAAGCGAGTAGAGGCTGAAGTTCGCCCCGACCAAAAAGCTGCTGTTGTAGAACAAATTCAATCGGAAGGCAAGATTGTTGCAATGGTAGGAGATGGGATCAACGACGCACCTGCTTTAGCGCAAGCAGACGTAGGAATGGCGATTGGTACGGGAACCGATATCGCGATCGCAGCTAGCGATATCACGCTCATTTCTGGCGACTTACAAGGAATTGTTACTGCCATTCAACTAAGTCGTGCCACAATTCGCAATATCCGTCAGAATCTCTTTTTTGCTTTTATTTACAACGTGGCTGGCATTCCCATTGCCGCTGGAGTTCTATTTCCCTTCTTTGGTTGGCTACTCAGTCCCATTATTGCAGGTGCAGCGATGGCGTTTAGTTCGGTGTCGGTAGTAACCAATGCGCTGCGGTTACGGAACTTTCAACCGAAAACACTTGGTTAG
- a CDS encoding DUF305 domain-containing protein, whose amino-acid sequence MQLLSMKKSFLALTLVASTALGATLTACSDSNQNASTAQNLPATEADNKQMEHNGSMNHSMEMDLGPADADYDLRFIDAMVLHHQGAVVMAKEVQQKSKRPELKQLADEIIEAQEKEIAQMQQWRNAWYPKAGEQPMAWYSQMGHMMLMSPEQMKAMRMDRDLGKADAEFDLRFLNAMIPHHEGALTMARDALSKSQRPEVKQLAENIITSQQKEIDQMKQWQQAWYRQ is encoded by the coding sequence ATGCAACTCCTGTCTATGAAAAAAAGCTTTTTGGCATTGACTTTAGTAGCAAGTACTGCTCTTGGCGCAACCTTGACCGCCTGTTCGGATTCTAACCAAAATGCCAGCACGGCTCAAAATTTACCTGCTACTGAAGCTGACAATAAACAAATGGAACATAATGGTTCCATGAATCATAGTATGGAGATGGATTTGGGACCTGCCGATGCCGACTATGATTTACGCTTTATTGATGCGATGGTTTTGCACCATCAAGGTGCGGTAGTAATGGCAAAAGAAGTGCAGCAGAAGTCAAAACGCCCCGAATTGAAACAGCTAGCAGATGAGATTATCGAAGCACAAGAAAAAGAAATCGCCCAGATGCAACAGTGGCGAAACGCTTGGTATCCAAAAGCTGGAGAGCAACCAATGGCTTGGTACTCCCAAATGGGTCACATGATGTTAATGTCTCCCGAACAGATGAAAGCAATGCGCATGGATAGGGATTTAGGAAAAGCTGATGCTGAGTTTGATTTGCGCTTTCTCAATGCGATGATTCCTCATCATGAAGGTGCACTGACTATGGCACGGGATGCTTTGAGTAAGTCTCAACGTCCTGAAGTGAAGCAGCTTGCTGAAAATATCATCACTTCACAGCAAAAAGAGATCGACCAAATGAAACAGTGGCAACAAGCTTGGTATAGGCAATAA
- a CDS encoding multicopper oxidase family protein, with the protein MPKINRRQFLVLSAAGAVTASVANCAIVQSNKTPAASSKLYKSANGLLELNLEAGNRPVNLAGIQAYLMSYNGQVPAPRLEAKAGDAVRILFTNNLSQQTNLHYHGLHVPPTGNADNPFLSIEPGESLTYEFIIPKNHPSGTFWYHPHHHGYVAEQLFAGLAGLFIVRGELDEIPEIQAAKEEFLVLKDFDLDESGRILPPNHMAMMLGREGQLLTVNGQINPHLSLAKGGLLRLRILNASPSRFYRLSLENHPLYLIATDGGGINAPVELEELLLAPGERAEVLVRGEKEPGQYRLLTLPYDRGGMGMMGGHMMGQNSQTSPQVLATLSYQGSVATLPLPERLIPVETLPEPETVRRFELSMAMGSGMGMGMMGSGMGMSFTFNGQTFDMARIDTQVKLNTIEDWELINVDPDRMDHPFHLHINRFQIVSRNGQPEPYRAWKDTVLVRGSENVRIRIPFRDFAGKTVYHCHILDHEDLGMMGIVEIKSAA; encoded by the coding sequence ATGCCAAAAATTAACCGAAGACAGTTTCTTGTTCTTAGTGCAGCTGGTGCGGTGACAGCATCCGTAGCGAATTGCGCGATCGTACAAAGCAATAAAACACCTGCTGCTTCCTCTAAACTCTACAAAAGCGCTAATGGCTTACTAGAACTGAATCTCGAAGCAGGAAATCGCCCTGTTAACCTAGCAGGCATACAAGCCTATCTGATGAGTTATAACGGACAAGTGCCCGCACCGCGCCTAGAAGCAAAAGCAGGCGATGCCGTTCGCATTCTCTTCACCAATAACCTATCTCAACAAACTAACTTGCACTATCATGGACTACACGTTCCTCCCACTGGCAATGCAGATAATCCCTTCCTGAGCATTGAGCCAGGAGAAAGTTTAACTTATGAATTTATTATTCCTAAAAACCATCCCTCCGGCACCTTCTGGTATCATCCTCACCATCACGGTTATGTTGCCGAACAGTTATTTGCTGGATTAGCAGGTCTATTTATCGTTCGAGGCGAATTAGATGAAATTCCTGAAATCCAAGCAGCAAAAGAAGAATTTTTGGTGTTAAAAGATTTTGATTTAGATGAAAGTGGACGCATTCTACCGCCAAACCACATGGCTATGATGTTGGGACGCGAAGGGCAATTACTGACGGTTAACGGTCAAATCAATCCCCATTTATCCCTCGCTAAGGGCGGCTTACTACGCTTGCGAATTCTCAATGCTTCTCCTTCTCGATTTTACCGACTCTCTCTAGAAAATCATCCGCTTTATTTAATCGCTACAGATGGAGGAGGGATAAACGCACCTGTAGAATTAGAAGAACTGCTACTCGCACCTGGAGAACGGGCAGAAGTGTTGGTGCGCGGGGAAAAAGAGCCAGGACAGTATCGTCTATTAACTTTACCCTACGATCGCGGCGGAATGGGAATGATGGGCGGTCATATGATGGGACAAAATTCTCAAACCAGCCCTCAAGTTTTGGCAACCTTAAGTTATCAAGGTTCCGTTGCTACCCTGCCTTTACCCGAACGACTCATCCCCGTAGAAACGTTACCAGAACCAGAAACCGTAAGGCGTTTTGAATTATCGATGGCAATGGGTTCCGGTATGGGAATGGGTATGATGGGTTCTGGTATGGGAATGAGTTTTACCTTCAACGGACAAACATTTGACATGGCTCGAATTGATACCCAGGTTAAACTGAATACGATTGAAGATTGGGAGTTAATTAACGTCGATCCAGACCGCATGGATCATCCTTTCCATTTGCATATCAATCGCTTTCAGATTGTATCGCGCAATGGGCAGCCAGAACCTTATCGCGCTTGGAAAGATACGGTTTTAGTACGTGGCAGCGAAAACGTCCGCATTCGCATTCCTTTCCGCGATTTTGCTGGCAAGACAGTTTATCACTGCCACATTCTCGACCATGAGGATTTGGGCATGATGGGAATTGTTGAGATTAAATCTGCTGCATAA
- a CDS encoding NACHT domain-containing NTPase: MLKRSLKASPAGIIKAKQAFARKQWSQEYLAAQVGLSTRNSVWKFFAGRPIERHIFLEICFQLDLDWQEIADLPDANPQPSSQSPSAQENLASQDWIQQLKGQIQAQCGIVQSFFDVNQPLKLDRVYTDVNVLTSLSNQRWLEVSDLQTSSSVSRRFDLFEPNRKTISALDAITSNSRLVILGKPGSGKTTFLQHLALLCIEGKFKADCLPIFISLRIFATQVKETHDFSLANYISRTWGSYGISSKQVETLIRQGKVLILLDGLEEISPEDSEPILAQIQQFAEVYYQNAIAITCRIGIQAYPLRGFTYVELADWNLSQVETFVQKWFVATNRESETEGLAKAAQFLELLKRPENLPILELAVTPILLSLLCSVFQARSSFPAKRSKLYQEALEILLGRWDRSRGIQREQTYYNLSLPDKIKLFSQIAATTFEQGNYFFEGSDVQNIIADYLLALPQVNPDPEILWSHSEELLHTIERQHGLLVERAKGIYSFSHLTFQEYLTARKIVASPNSQTLQESLQRLAIHVAEPQWREVIFLTVGMLPSADFLLEQMKVQVDSLLAAESRLEQFIRSIDEKARSLNVPYQNAAVRAFYFGLLQSRDLNLATSLDVKLASDLAPELALDVALIRAFTLSLTLLDRPELEQILELSFALDLERRFPMEEGLKQALQDLKDRLPNSAEGLDSLQTWWKTNGQSWCDRFRHLIIKHRHIGQDWQFNLQQQNLLYQYYAANQFLVDCLNNQCQVDPVRREGILETLLLL, translated from the coding sequence ATGCTCAAGCGATCGCTCAAAGCCTCACCTGCCGGAATCATCAAAGCCAAACAAGCATTTGCGCGCAAACAATGGTCCCAGGAGTACCTAGCAGCCCAGGTAGGCTTATCTACTCGCAACTCGGTTTGGAAATTTTTTGCAGGCAGACCAATCGAACGCCATATTTTTCTGGAAATCTGCTTTCAGTTAGACCTCGATTGGCAAGAGATCGCTGACTTGCCTGACGCAAATCCTCAGCCTTCAAGCCAATCTCCTAGTGCCCAGGAAAACTTGGCTTCCCAAGACTGGATACAACAACTAAAAGGACAGATCCAAGCTCAGTGCGGTATTGTCCAGTCTTTTTTTGATGTCAACCAGCCTCTCAAACTCGATCGCGTTTATACCGATGTTAACGTCCTGACCTCTTTAAGCAATCAGCGATGGTTAGAAGTATCAGATTTACAAACTTCCTCATCAGTATCTAGGCGTTTCGATTTATTTGAGCCAAATCGCAAAACTATTTCGGCACTAGATGCGATTACCAGCAATTCCAGGCTAGTCATTTTAGGAAAACCGGGTTCTGGCAAGACGACTTTTTTACAACACCTAGCTTTACTGTGCATTGAAGGCAAATTTAAAGCCGATTGCCTTCCTATCTTTATTTCTCTGAGAATTTTTGCCACCCAGGTAAAAGAGACGCACGATTTTAGTCTAGCAAACTACATCAGTCGAACTTGGGGCAGCTATGGAATCTCTAGCAAACAAGTTGAAACCTTAATCCGTCAAGGAAAGGTACTGATTTTATTAGATGGACTGGAGGAAATTTCCCCAGAAGATAGCGAACCGATCCTCGCGCAGATCCAGCAATTTGCCGAAGTCTACTACCAAAACGCGATCGCGATTACCTGTCGTATTGGTATTCAAGCTTATCCTCTGCGCGGGTTTACTTATGTTGAGTTGGCAGATTGGAATCTCAGCCAGGTCGAAACTTTTGTGCAAAAGTGGTTTGTGGCGACTAATCGGGAGTCTGAAACGGAAGGACTCGCTAAAGCTGCCCAATTTTTAGAATTATTGAAGCGTCCAGAAAATCTACCGATTTTAGAACTGGCTGTCACCCCAATCTTGTTAAGTTTATTGTGTTCGGTTTTTCAAGCGCGATCGAGCTTTCCTGCTAAACGTTCTAAACTCTACCAAGAAGCTTTAGAAATTTTACTCGGTCGTTGGGATCGCTCTAGAGGCATTCAAAGAGAGCAAACCTACTACAATTTATCCTTACCCGACAAAATTAAACTCTTTAGCCAGATTGCGGCAACAACATTCGAGCAGGGAAATTATTTTTTTGAAGGAAGCGACGTTCAAAATATTATCGCTGACTATTTGCTCGCCTTACCTCAAGTCAATCCCGATCCAGAAATACTATGGTCTCATAGTGAAGAACTTCTCCACACCATTGAGAGACAACATGGGTTGCTAGTAGAAAGAGCTAAGGGAATTTATTCTTTTTCCCATCTGACCTTTCAAGAATACCTGACCGCTCGGAAAATCGTCGCTAGCCCCAATTCTCAAACCCTACAAGAATCCTTGCAGCGTTTAGCTATTCATGTCGCCGAACCGCAATGGCGAGAAGTTATTTTCTTGACGGTGGGAATGCTACCGAGTGCCGATTTTTTACTCGAACAGATGAAAGTGCAAGTCGATTCCTTACTAGCGGCAGAATCTCGATTAGAACAGTTTATTCGTTCTATTGATGAAAAAGCGCGCTCTCTAAACGTACCTTATCAAAACGCCGCTGTCAGAGCTTTTTATTTCGGTTTGTTACAAAGTCGAGATTTAAATTTAGCGACATCCCTTGATGTAAAATTGGCAAGCGATCTCGCTCCCGAACTAGCTTTGGATGTCGCTCTGATTCGTGCTTTTACCCTTAGTTTAACTCTGTTAGATCGTCCCGAATTGGAGCAGATTTTAGAATTGAGCTTTGCGCTAGATTTAGAGCGACGTTTCCCGATGGAAGAAGGACTTAAGCAAGCACTGCAAGATCTCAAGGATAGACTGCCAAATTCAGCAGAAGGATTAGATAGTTTACAAACTTGGTGGAAAACTAACGGTCAAAGTTGGTGCGATCGCTTTAGACATTTAATCATCAAACATCGCCATATCGGTCAAGATTGGCAATTTAACTTACAACAACAAAACTTGTTATACCAGTACTACGCGGCAAATCAGTTTTTGGTAGATTGTCTTAACAATCAATGCCAGGTCGATCCCGTTCGGCGAGAAGGGATTTTAGAAACGTTGTTACTACTTTAA
- a CDS encoding response regulator: MTNEKAPLILIADDDNSIRSLLKLAIQSKGYQVEEAANGEECLAKYARCQPNIVLLDAVMPVMDGFTCCQRLRSLTSGMQIPILMLTFLDDCESIDQAFQAGATDYLTKPIHWAVLFQRVQRLLSASEALINADAIAIQLGQQQNWEKLVREIIQQLSNFDNSWDIIPTIISKIREFFQVERIVFYQKANQQIVESVASDRPSVKDFPFGKLDLQYHPGQVLAIDNLDRAELSSDAIASLRQANVRSLLIAPIFTQKQLWGLLCAHRCNSDRTWEKLEIERFSDLANLLSLAI; this comes from the coding sequence ATGACTAACGAGAAAGCGCCTCTAATTTTAATTGCCGATGACGATAACTCTATCCGCTCGTTACTCAAGCTGGCAATTCAAAGCAAAGGCTATCAGGTTGAAGAAGCTGCTAATGGCGAGGAATGTTTAGCTAAATATGCGCGTTGCCAACCCAATATCGTTTTGTTAGACGCAGTGATGCCAGTAATGGACGGATTTACCTGCTGTCAGCGCCTGCGTTCTTTAACTAGCGGGATGCAGATCCCGATTCTCATGCTAACCTTTCTCGACGATTGCGAGTCAATCGACCAAGCCTTTCAAGCAGGAGCGACGGATTACCTCACTAAACCCATCCATTGGGCAGTTCTTTTTCAGAGAGTACAGCGCCTGTTGAGTGCTTCTGAGGCGTTAATTAATGCCGACGCGATCGCTATACAACTAGGACAGCAGCAGAACTGGGAGAAGTTAGTCAGAGAAATTATCCAGCAGTTGTCTAATTTTGACAACAGTTGGGACATTATACCAACGATTATCTCTAAAATTCGGGAATTTTTTCAAGTCGAACGAATTGTTTTTTATCAAAAGGCGAACCAGCAAATAGTCGAATCCGTCGCGTCAGATCGTCCTTCTGTTAAAGATTTCCCTTTTGGGAAGCTAGATTTGCAATACCATCCGGGACAAGTCCTAGCCATTGACAATCTCGATCGCGCCGAATTATCTTCAGATGCGATCGCATCCTTGCGTCAAGCGAACGTGCGATCGCTGTTAATCGCTCCCATATTTACTCAAAAACAGCTATGGGGACTGCTATGCGCTCATAGGTGCAACAGCGATCGCACTTGGGAAAAATTAGAAATAGAGCGATTTTCTGACCTAGCCAATCTGCTCTCGCTAGCGATTTAA